In Corylus avellana chromosome ca2, CavTom2PMs-1.0, the following proteins share a genomic window:
- the LOC132172887 gene encoding glutamate receptor 3.6-like, whose product MNMFWLLVVIFCYCLFIGTGAGVRVSTRRSVVNVGAILSFNSSIGKVAKVAIEAAVEDVNSNPALLKGTKLKLAMQDTKLSSGFLGIVEALRFMENDTVAIIGPQQSVMAHVISHIANELQVPLLSFAASDPTLNSLQFPYFVRTTHSDLFQMSAIAEIVSYYEWRDVIAIYIDDDHGRNGIAALGDKLAEKRCKISYKAPMSPNVSRNEISDTLLKVLLKESRVIILHIYATWGLEVIDVAQKMEMMKSGYVWIATDWLSTILDTESSLPPVAWDSIQGVLTLRMHTPDSELKRKFVSRWSNLTGGLFGLNTYGLYAYDTVWLLAQALDAFLNQGGNISFSNDPRLTEFHGGNLHFDSLSIFDGGNMLLSSILEVNISGISGPIKFTSDGNLIGTAYEVINVIGTAGIRGIGYWSNSSGLSTVLPEKQINRSYSNEQLYGVIWPGQTTEKPRGWAFSSNGRQLRVGVPVRVSFREFASLVYGSDVFHGYCIDVFNAALALLPYALPYKFIPFGDGHKVPIYTDLLHMITTNEFDAVVGDITITTNRTKMVDFTQPFIESGLVVVAPVQKLNSSAWAFLRPFTPMMWFVTGLFFLAVGVVIWILERRTNDDFQGPPRKQFATIIWFSFSTLFTAHREKIDSALGRLVLLIWLFVVLILNSSYTASLTSILTVEQLSYSVKGIESLIISDDPIGYQRGSFTENYLIEELNIHKSRLVPLNSAEEYEKALHDGPNNGGVAAVVDKRAYMELFLSSRCEFGIVGQEFTKMGWGFAFPRESPLAIDMSTAILKLSENGELQKIHDKWLSRKACSTEGAKQDVDRLPLKSFWGLFLLCGSACFVALLLYLIKMVYQYMRHSSQSSQSAPIRSSFLSFVKEKEKESKDVPKMQEPEKSGATRKRRKRVSSGRFCEDESVNVSNVGVYIGHET is encoded by the exons ATGAATATGTTTTGGCTTCTAGTAGTGATTTTCTGCTATTGCCTTTTCATTGGCACTGGTGCGGGTGTCCGTGTTTCTACAAGACGGAGTGTTGTTAACGTTGGCGCTATTTTGTCTTTCAATTCTTCCATTGGGAAAGTAGCAAAAGTTGCAATAGAAGCCGCTGTCGAAGATGTGAACTCAAATCCAGCACTTCTAAAAGGAACTAAACTCAAACTTGCTATGCAGGATACTAAACTATCTAGCGGGTTTCTGGGAATCGTTGAAG cTTTACGATTTATGGAGAATGATACGGTGGCCATAATTGGTCCCCAACAATCAGTTATGGCCCATGTAATTTCACATATTGCGAATGAGCTCCAAGTCCCTCTCTTATCCTTTGCGGCCTCAGACCCCACCCTAAATTCACTCCAATTCCCTTACTTTGTTAGGACAACACATAGTGACCTCTTTCAAATGTCTGCTATAGCAGAAATCGTAAGTTACTACGAATGGCGAGATGTAATAGCAATCTATATTGATGATGATCATGGCAGAAATGGGATTGCTGCATTAGGTGACAAGCTCGCTGAGAAACGTTGTAAAATCTCGTACAAAGCACCTATGAGCCCCAATGTAAGCCGGAATGAAATCTCTGATACACTGCTTAAGGTGTTGTTGAAGGAATCTAGGGTAATTATCCTCCACATATATGCTACATGGGGTCTAGAGGTAATTGATGTGGCGCAGAAGATGGAGATGATGAAAAGTGGATATGTGTGGATAGCTACTGATTGGCTCTCTACTATACTTGACACTGAATCTTCCCTCCCTCCAGTTGCATGGGATAGTATTCAAGGGGTTCTTACCTTGCGTATGCACACTCCGGATTCGGAACTCAAGAGAAAATTTGTTTCGAGATGGAGCAATTTGACAGGCGGGCTTTTCGGACTAAATACTTATGGTCTATATGCCTACGACACTGTTTGGCTTCTTGCTCAAGCACTTGATGCGTTTTTAAACCAAGGGGgaaatatttcattttcaaatgatCCGAGATTAACCGAGTTTCATGGAGGGAACTTGCATTTTGATAGTCTGAGCATCTTTGATGGAGGGAACATGTTGCTTAGTAGCATTTTAGAGGTGAATATAAGTGGTATAAGTGGCCCAATCAAGTTCACTTCAGATGGGAACCTCATTGGTACTGCATATGAGGTCATCAATGTAATTGGCACGGCAGGGATCAGGGGAATCGGTTATTGGTCCAATTCTTCTGGCTTGTCAACTGTGCTtccagaaaaacaaataaatcgTTCCTATTCAAATGAACAACTATATGGTGTAATTTGGCCGGGACAAACAACTGAAAAGCCTCGTGGGTGGGCATTCTCAAGCAACGGAAGGCAATTGCGAGTTGGAGTCCCAGTCAGAGTTAGTTTTCGTGAATTTGCTTCCCTAGTATATGGCTCTGATGTCTTTCATGGTTATTGCATTGATGTATTTAATGCTGCACTGGCATTATTACCGTATGCACTCCCGTATAAGTTCATTCCATTTGGAGATGGACATAAAGTTCCCATATACACAGATCTTCTGCATATGATCACAACGAAT GAATTCGATGCTGTGGTTGGTGACATTACAATTACCACCAACCGGACAAAGATGGTCGATTTTACGCAGCCATTTATCGAGTCCGGGCTTGTTGTAGTGGCCCCAGTCCAAAAGCTCAATTCTAGTGCTTGGGCATTTTTGAGACCATTTACTCCAATGATGTGGTTTGTCACaggtttattttttcttgctgtGGGAGTAGTTATTTGGATTTTGGAGCGCAGGacaaatgatgattttcaagGCCCTCCAAGAAAACAATTTGCCACCATCATTTG GTTTAGCTTTTCAACTTTGTTTACTGCTCACA GAGAAAAGATTGACAGCGCTCTTGGCCGTTTAGTGCTCCTAATATGGCTTTTTGTAGTTCTAATACTCAATTCCAGTTACACTGCAAGTCTAACCTCAATCCTCACGGTGGAACAGCTTTCTTACTCTGTCAAAGGGATTGAAAGTTTAATAATAAGCGATGACCCCATTGGTTACCAGCGTGGTTCATTTActgaaaattatttaattgaagaGCTAAACATACATAAGTCCAGACTTGTTCCTCTTAACTCGGCAGAAGAATATGAGAAAGCCTTGCATGATGGCCCTAACAACGGTGGTGTTGCTGCAGTGGTTGACAAGCGGGCATATATGGAGCTCTTCCTCTCTAGCAGATGTGAATTCGGTATAGTAGGTCAAGAGTTCACCAAAATGGGATGGGGTTTT GCTTTTCCACGGGAGTCGCCCCTAGCAATTGACATGTCAACTGCTATCTTAAAGCTGTCAGAGAATGGAGAATTACAAAAGATTCATGACAAGTGGCTTTCAAGAAAAGCTTGCAGTACAGAAGGTGCAAAGCAAGACGTAGACCGCCTTCCGCTTAAAAGTTTCTGGGGGCTCTTTCTACTGTGTGGCTCAGCTTGCTTTGTTGCTCTCCTTTTGTATCTTATTAAGATGGTTTATCAGTACATGAGGCATTCGAGCCAGAGCTCGCAATCAGCACCTATACGATCATCATTTCTCTCGTTtgttaaagaaaaggaaaaggaatcaAAGGATGTTCCTAAAATGCAAGAGCCAGAAAAAAGCGGAGCCACGAGAAAGCGAAGGAAGAGGGTATCAAGTGGTAGATTTTGTGAAGATGAATCTGTAAATGTTTCTAATGTTGGTGTTTATATTGGCCATGAAACATAG
- the LOC132170383 gene encoding amino acid transporter AVT3B-like, whose translation MVFEKEASSSAHVLKIPPFPGEDTPLLAKPGHRHLSSQPKTFANVFIAIVGAGVLGLPYTFKRTGWLMGSLMLFAVALLTYHCMMLLVRTRRKLQDPLVLGLSNLSSFGDLGFAVCGPLGRISVDVMIILAQAGFSVSYLIFISNTLSHLSDSSSTTRILGLTSKSWYLWGCFPFQLGLNSIPTLTHLAPLSIFADVVDLGAMGVVMVEDISLFLQRRPALQAFGGLSVFLYGLGVAVYAFEGIGMILPLESETKDKDKFGKVLGLCMAFISLLYGSFGVLGYLAFGEETKDIITTNLGQGWISTLVQLGLCVNLFFTLPLMMNPVYEVIERRFCGSRYCIWQRWVVILGVSLLALLVPNFADFLSLVGSSVCIVLGFVLPALFHLLVFKEEMSWIGMVLDGAIVVLGIVIGVTGTWSCVMEILAPKA comes from the coding sequence ATGGTATTTGAGAAGGAAGCGAGCTCATCcgcacatgtcctaaaaatccCACCTTTTCCGGGAGAGGACACCCCTCTCCTGGCCAAACCGGGCCACCGCCACCTCTCCTCCCAGCCCAAAACCTTCGCCAACGTCTTCATCGCCATCGTCGGCGCAGGCGTGCTTGGCCTTCCCTACACCTTCAAGAGGACCGGCTGGCTCATGGGCTCCCTCATGCTCTTCGCCGTCGCCCTCCTCACCTACCACTGCATGATGCTCCTCGTCCGCACCCGTCGCAAGCTCCAGGACCCTCTCGTCCTGGGCCTCTCCAATCTCTCCTCCTTCGGCGACCTCGGCTTCGCCGTCTGTGGGCCCCTCGGCCGCATCTCCGTCGACGTCATGATCATCCTCGCCCAGGCAGGATTCTCCGTCAGCTACTTGATTTTCATATCAAACACTCTCTCTCATCTTTCGGATTCCTCGTCCACGACTCGAATTCTGGGTTTGACCTCAAAGTCGTGGTATCTCTGGGGTTGTTTTCCGTTCCAGTTGGGTTTGAACTCGATTCCCACGCTGACCCATTTGGCTCCCTTGAGTATTTTCGCGGATGTGGTGGATTTGGGTGCCATGGGAGTGGTGATGGTGGAGGACATCTCGCTTTTTCTTCAGCGCAGACCTGCTTTGCAGGCCTTTGGGGGTTTATCTGTTTTCCTTTACGGTCTGGGTGTGGCTGTGTATGCATTTGAAGGGATAGGAATGATTTTGCCGTTGGAATCAGAAACCAAAGACAAGGACAAGTTTGGAAAGGTCTTGGGATTGTGTATGGCTTTCATTTCTCTGCTGTACGGATCATTTGGAGTTCTGGGTTACCTTGCTTTTGGTGAAGAAACCAAAGACATAATCACCACCAATCTCGGCCAAGGATGGATTAGCACTTTAGTCCAGTTGGGGCTGTGTGTGAACCTGTTCTTCACCTTGCCGCTGATGATGAACCCGGTCTATGAGGTGATTGAGCGGCGCTTCTGTGGCTCTAGGTACTGCATATGGCAGAGGTGGGTGGTCATTTTGGGAGTGAGCTTGTTAGCTTTGTTGGTGCCTAACTTTGCAGATTTCTTGTCCCTGGTTGGGAGCAGCGTGTGTATTGTTCTGGGCTTTGTGTTGCCAGCTCTGTTTCATTTGCTGGTGTTTAAGGAAGAGATGAGTTGGATTGGGATGGTTTTGGATGGGGCTATTGTGGTTTTGGGGATCGTTATTGGAGTCACTGGAACCTGGTCTTGTGTAATGGAGATTCTTGCACCCAAAGCCTGA
- the LOC132171921 gene encoding large ribosomal subunit protein uL11m, with protein sequence MSTLKEILTRRPVAATIRLTVPAGGARPAPPVGPALGQYRLNLMAFCKDFNARTQKYKPDTPMAVTITAFKDNTFEFTVKSPSVTWYLKKAAGVESGSSRPSHEVASTITLKHVYEIAKVKQSDPYCQYMPLESICKSVIGTANTMGIKVVKELD encoded by the coding sequence ATGTCGACCCTAAAAGAGATCCTAACCCGGCGGCCCGTTGCGGCGACAATACGGCTCACAGTCCCGGCCGGCGGGGCGCGCCCCGCACCACCGGTGGGACCTGCGCTGGGGCAGTATCGGCTGAACCTGATGGCGTTCTGCAAGGACTTCAACGCACGAACCCAGAAGTACAAGCCCGACACGCCCATGGCCGTGACCATCACAGCCTTCAAGGACAACACCTTCGAGTTCACAGTCAAGTCCCCCTCCGTAACGTGGTACCTCAAGAAGGCCGCTGGGGTCGAGTCCGGCAGTAGCCGGCCTAGCCACGAGGTGGCCTCCACCATCACGCTTAAGCACGTCTACGAGATCGCCAAGGTCAAGCAGTCCGATCCCTATTGCCAGTACATGCCCTTGGAGTCTATTTGCAAGTCCGTCATTGGGACCGCCAACACTATGGGGATTAAGGTTGTCAAGGAATTGGATTGA